The region ATGCAGCAACAACTCATGTGACTCCTCAGCAAAATTACCATGGGGACACCCCTTGGGATCCAAACTCCCTCATGGGGATGGTAAatccccccgccccctccccaactctcacacacacgcacctcCGCTTACCAAATAAACTAAGCGGGAAGTGAAGGTTAGCATCTTGCCTTGAGCCTTTTCATCTTGACCTTTCTTTGCAAaagcagcactggggcaggtaaatatttaaagagaaaacgtgaccaagaattgaacttcatccccatcagtagctgataccccctttcccataagaaatcttttttccttttctcaaacggatcatcagggggctctgtatggctgatgttgtggtgaaatccctcccacagtgtgatgtcaggaccatggtcctgacagtttcttgtttgtgaacctcattgcattgtgggaaataacagctgtttacaactaccaaaaaagcaagccGCATCTCCTTCGACTGACATCacgtgccagcagtaaaaaatgtcgccatgtgataaatgtcacaatgtaaatcagggagaggaaggattttacaatgcgcaaacactgactaaatcatttatacataattattgtaaaaatgaagcacattttttattacagtattttCTCTGTAGTTCCTTTTTAACTGCTCTattgcgctactctgcagaaggggaggaGATAGCCACCCATGGCCCCTTATGTgagtgagtttgacacccctgatctagccatttgtttagtctggcattttcaGACATGTAGCTCTGTATTAAAAAATCACCCACCATAAACTGCTGCATTGAGGCGTGCTgcctgctttgagtcctatgggagcggGATTCCTTGCAAGTGTCACACCAACATTTCTAAACGCTAATTTTCCTGGTGTGTTAAATTATTCGGGTTGATCGTTAGAAagatgtccctcagaggggctcacaatctaatccctcccatagttatatgtctatgtatgtattgtctagagcaggggtccccaaccaccgggccgcggcccactgccgatcTGTTGGCAGTTTCCCACCGGGACGCggcgggtctggcctctcgcccctccccctgcggccgccgctcctgttaccttatgagctggcggccgcttccttccttatagtcccccaggcaccgctctcctcttatcagcatctcctattacagcagcatgTCTTGCGgccgctgtaaggagggaaggaagcagggcagcggcttcctgtagcggcgatcgccgttaccatgggaactgctgtccttccttccctccttacagcagccgcaagacgcgctgctgtaataggagatgctgataagaggagagcggcgcctgggggactataagaaaggaagcggccgcccgctcataaggtaacaggagtggcAGTCaaggggagggggtccactaggtctagtagtctagggccaatttaggggggaagccaattaacttatctgtatgtttttgggatgtgggaggaaaccggggtgtctgaaggaaacccacacagacataaggagaacatacaaactctgtgcagatccttgctgggatttgaaccggggaccaagcgctgcaaggcaagcatGCTAACCaccaaccaaggattgaacttcttcccaatcagtagctgataccccctttcccatgagaaatctttaccttttcacgaatagatcatcaggggggtctctatggctgatattgtggtgaaagcccttcCATAGTCCTGTAtgtgagcctcattgcattgtgggaaataacggctgtttccaactgccaaacaaccagTATCTCACTCTGTGTATATGCATATCtatataagaaaagaaaaaaagtcaaccttttaGCCAATCACATtgctagggggtgtggttatagataatggcagttggtgtctGTTTGCCAgtaagatgattacatgcaggctgattggggATCAAACAGTATGAACAGATTAccatacatggcgaatatcaatcatgtcttgatctctcttctactttttaccttctcactttgcaatgtattgatctatttttttgtcccctttttgctaaagttcctctttaaagagaaccagagacgaagcaccctcttgtattttaccttataaatcagtgggaacatgacagtaaacacctaatctgctctttgtttcattgttctctgattAATAtgactgataagaatccccgactgagcactcagtctggctttgctaggaaagattatagccgagtctgtcttctctggtgtcttttcaagcccaagcctgcccccttgtggctctgctataatgactcagctataattattccctgcaaagccagagtgaatgctcagtccgggattcttatcacagctgataacagacacttttagcagtgaggatgaaacagagagcatggtaagtgttttctctaatgttcttacatatatatatggtaaaatacacaagggtgcttcgtctctggttccctttaaaggacaactgtatcgagaggtatgcggaggctgccatatttatttccatttaaacaataccagttgcctggcagccctactgatctatttggttgcagtagtgtttcacaacagaaacaagcatacagctaatcttgtctgatctgacaataatatcagaaacacctgatctgctgcatgcttgttcaggggctatggctaaacgtattacaggcagaggatcagcaggatagtcaggcaactggtattgttttaaatgaaataaatatggcagcctccgtatccctttcACTACAGCGCCTTTAAGGCCCCTTGCGTGCTGTGTCACACCGCCTTGCACTTCCCTgccgcaagggccatgcaagtctatggggacACTTTACGCAATGCGACGCGATGTGCTGGAAGTATCCAAATCGCTGCAATGGTGACGCAAAGTCTGCAGCGTGTTACAGCATGTAGGCactgattatgcagtaatgcaagtcaatgggagatgCAGTAAGTGTGACCAAGGAAGCACGGTGCAGAGTGCATACGCAGACCGACTGGAATCCCAGTACTAGAAGCCCTGTCCAGTAAGGAGCAAAAATAATTCCTATATTCtattagcgcttttctcctatcggactcaaagcgcttgcaaggaagccactagagcgcactcagtaggcagtagcagtattagggtgtcttgcccaagaactctttactgaatgggtgctagcttactgaacaggaagagtcgaGATTTGAATCCTGGTCACTAGGCCTGAATGATAAATCTAAATTAAATCGAAAACACGATCGCCAAGATCGCGATTTCAGAATGGTCAAATCGGCGATTTCTGCAATGACATCAATTCCGCATttcggaagtttgaagaagcagctTCAAACTCCCCGATttcggaagtttgaagaagcagctTCAAACTCCAAGTCCCGATGCATGCGCGCCACAGCATcatgttggacataccttccgcacgagtcCAACTCTGTCTGTCCTCTCTCGCCATCTGCCAgctcttgtgcacggcatacttcctggttcctgtatgtcacatgacatagagGAAGTATGCCAAGCATTGGaggctgcaggaggcgaagtggatagacgggcattgctggactcgtgctggaaggtaTGCCCGGCACTGCTGCAGCTtgcacacagagggggcacagggtagacacagagagacagagcgggcacagaggagacacagagagacagagcgggcagagagagacagagggagcacaGAGGAGACATAGCggccacagagagagacacagaaggggcacaaagagacaaAAGGGCAcaaaaagagatacaaagggggcaagagagagacccagagggggcacaaagagagacacatagcaggcacagagagaaacagagagggtgcacaaagagagacagggggacaaaGAGGCACAAATGGGGGAACAAAGCTTTATTTGAAGGAAAACGTAAATCgagtcgaaatcgcaatttcggacagaaatcgctcaattcaattttttccccaatttgtTTAGGCCTACtgatcgcctgtgtcagaggcagagcccttaaccagtacattatccagcatCTGCTGAGTACGTCACTAGCTGGGGGAGCTgggggggcagcactatgcatatgaccctgtctggGCACCAACAGGGTCAGTAGGTGTGCAACCGGCCTAAGGCATGACAAATAATAATCATATGTCTGCATTTTCAGTGGAGAAGTGAAATGTGAACAGGATCTGTAAGAAGCGTTCTTATTCTAGAAGTGTCTTGCTTCTCTCTGCAGGGTTGAGTCTATGTAAGGGGCAGCCATGGAGAAGGGAGGCAACATTCAGCTGGAGATCCCAGAGTTCAGCAACTCTGTCCTGAGCCACCTCAACCAGCTACGGATGCAGGGTCGTCTATGTGACATCGTGGTCAACGTACAGGGCCAGTCCTTCCGGGCGCACAAAGTGGTCCTAGCCGCCAGCTCACCCTATTTCCGAGACCACATGTCCCTGAACGAGATGAGTGCCGTGTCGCTATCGGTCATCAAGAACCCCGGGGTCTTCGAACAGCTGCTCACCTTCTGCTACACCGGTCGAATATGCCTACAGCTCGCCGACATCATAAGTTACCTAACGGCCGCCAGCTTCCTACAAATGCAACACATCATCGATAAGTGCACACAAATCTTGGAAGGCATACATCTGAAGATCAGCTCGCCCGAATCAGAAGAAGAACTTAGCCAGACGAGGCCTAAACACCAAGAGAGGGTGCAGGATTCACACCGCGTCAGCCAGAGTTTGAACCGATCGTTGAGTCCCCGGCACAGCACTCCAAAGACCTCAGGGAATCGGAGAGGGCAGGTAAGCACTGTACTAGACATTCGAGAGCTGAGCCCAGCCGAGGAGTCCACGAGTCCTCAGATGGTGGAGCAAGGATCAGATGCCGAGAGCAGGGAGCCCATTCTTCGAATTAACAGAGCAGGACAATGGTATGTGGAAACAGGGTCAGCGGATCGAGGGGAACGAAGCGACGACGATGTCAGGGTGATGGGGGCGCTCCGTATCAAAATGGAGAACTTGGATGACTGGTTGGGTCCAGAGAACCAGCCCTCCGGTGAGGATGGAAGCAGCGCAGAGGAAGTAACGGCAATGGTCATTGACACAACAGGCCACAGTGCTTCTGGGCAAGAGGCCTACAACTTGACGTCCTCTGGTTCCAAAGCATCCAGGCCAACCAGCAGTGATGtagacaggtaagcaaaaaactgCACCACCTAATTTTCTGTCTCGGTCTTGTCGTCTATTTAGTCTCTTATGCTCACATTCGAAACAAGGTAGTTTATTCGCCGGGAGAGCTTTAGTAGAATATGCGCTGTCTAGACTGCAATCTTAATTGGAGCTGTAGCCCATGGGGTAATTTTGGTGGCAGTGGCGCCTCACAGGTTAGGAATAGGCaataaatattggtaaagattgtgacagggatcagttagggttaggcatttgtaGAGGaaggggttagtgtgagaataggttaggtttaggcaagtAATATCGGCTAAGATTTGGCAGGGgtatcggttagggttaggcatttgtagagggaggggttagtgtgagaataggttaggtttaggcaataAATATTGGCAAAGATTGTGACAGGGGGatcagttaggattaggcatttgtagagggaggggttagtgtgagaataggttaggtttaggcaataTGTATtgtataggtcagtgatggctaaccttggcactccagctgtgacaaaactacaaattccatcatgcctctgcctccctgacttatgcttagagctgtcagagtattgcaatgcctcatgggacttgaatttccaccacagctggagtgccaaggttagccatcactggtataggtGAATATTGCAGCGGGGAAATGTTAAGTGTTAGACATCGACAGAGGGAGGATTAGTGAGAGAATAAGTCAGGGTTAGGTGATGAATATTGTCAAGAATTGTgacggggttggttagggttaggcattggtagagggggaGGACTTGTGTGAGAAAAGGGTTAGGTTAGGTGTtagtaaatatctgtaaaaattaccaatattttattttccgATTTAGCCACTGACAATAatggaatatctgtaattttaccgttATTCCACTAGCGGCTTTCCTATgcgcccaaattactgtttaTATGTACGCCTCACATTTTTGAGGGGTTTGTATATTATTTGAGAACTAAGCATTTATATGGCCTGCTGCATCAATTGAGTATAGCCTAAAGAAGTTTCTCAGCTTGATTGGCGAATGAAACTTGACAAGCCtggctttttttctgcatttgcgGTTTTCTTATTGTTTCTGCCAACCAGCTCAAGGTTTAATGGCTTTCTCTATGTGTTCAGATGTTCTGAATCATTAAACATTCCCATGTTGCCATAACTGATGCACTTTGTTCCACTTCTTACCCAAGATTTAGCCCATCTGGCAGCGTGGGTGCCATGCCAGAGAGACACAGAGCCAAGAGTGAGTCTCCACGGCGATTGGAGGAACCAAAGCAACACAGCGCCCAGGTCAGTGATTGGCTGAAAACCATTTAAGTTCTGTTATTTTTACATTTCCCCATAGCCTTCCCTGCGTTTATCTTGTGTTTTAATTTCCTTTGTCTATTTAAGTGGATATTAGCGGGATCCAAAGGTTCCTAAATGGTTggaggattttttgggggggatgcaGTCGGCATCATGCATTTACTTACCTACGTGGGATGCTCTGTAGCCTCCGTCTATATGAGTGCCTCCATCTTTTTTGT is a window of Hyperolius riggenbachi isolate aHypRig1 chromosome 6, aHypRig1.pri, whole genome shotgun sequence DNA encoding:
- the ZBTB37 gene encoding zinc finger and BTB domain-containing protein 37, whose product is MEKGGNIQLEIPEFSNSVLSHLNQLRMQGRLCDIVVNVQGQSFRAHKVVLAASSPYFRDHMSLNEMSAVSLSVIKNPGVFEQLLTFCYTGRICLQLADIISYLTAASFLQMQHIIDKCTQILEGIHLKISSPESEEELSQTRPKHQERVQDSHRVSQSLNRSLSPRHSTPKTSGNRRGQVSTVLDIRELSPAEESTSPQMVEQGSDAESREPILRINRAGQWYVETGSADRGERSDDDVRVMGALRIKMENLDDWLGPENQPSGEDGSSAEEVTAMVIDTTGHSASGQEAYNLTSSGSKASRPTSSDVDRFSPSGSVGAMPERHRAKSESPRRLEEPKQHSAQGEESGVGVSGYVEYLREQEVSERWFRYNPRLTCIYCAKSFNQKGSLDRHMRLHMGITPFVCRMCGKKYTRKDQLEYHIRKHTGNKPFHCHVCGKSFPFQAILNQHFRKNHPGCIPLEGPHSISPETTTVVTSRGPAGEESPSHEEVGGVGPSATADVTYGGETTHGSVSTTGPD